A window of the Desulfobacula toluolica Tol2 genome harbors these coding sequences:
- a CDS encoding FAD-dependent oxidoreductase: MKKDAFIKLSGKKDEKRIPSRVLEEIIHQHIKNGRRNIEVEGYGQHGIGGRLWDGGSDNIHIRITGQSGQRTGSMGNANTRIEVMGPASDDVGWLNAGAEIIVHGHASNGVMNGAAQGKVYIGGSIGARGMTMTKRNPRFEPPELWVLGSAGDYFGEFMAGGIAVICGYNADPQDQILGYRPLVGMVGGKVFVRGSVNGFSQKDAKLSTLSDEQWQWLVINLDAFLKKINKSDLLKSYSERSQWQLIEAKSAREKAQVPEKPSMSWFREQVWDKELGKGGLIGDLQETEKGTIPLITRGDLRRYIPVWEQGKYMAPCQAACPTGIPVQQRWNMVRLDNIDEAVSMGLEYTPFPSTVCGYLCPSPCMASCTRHQNYLSPIDVRLLGKAGENVKLPTPAKKSKKKIAVIGAGPGGISAAWQLTLKGHTATLFDTSDTIGGKISSIIPGSRLPQETLATELARVKKMVPDIKLNQTIDSKKFSKIKYDYDFTIVATGAKKPRSLPIKGIEQAVFANDFLASAKQDKAAPGKKVVIIGAGNVGCDVATEAHRLGAEEITLIDVQKPAAFGKEKEDAKAIGAVFKWPCFTQKITSKGLFIQDGEFLKADTVVISIGDVPDLDFLDDTIKIENGFVTVDEFNQTSDPRIFAIGDIVGPGLITDAIGAGKRVARNIDRIISGKSPNHGDRLPRVDKQRISLEYYNPRTIADNLSDCGTDCASCGNCRDCGICVAICPEAAIKRIETDNGAFEYTVDANLCIGCGFCKGACPCGIWDLIPNSAL, from the coding sequence ATGAAAAAAGATGCATTTATTAAATTATCCGGCAAAAAAGATGAAAAAAGAATTCCTTCCAGGGTTTTGGAAGAGATCATTCATCAGCATATTAAAAACGGCCGCAGAAATATTGAAGTTGAAGGATACGGCCAACATGGTATCGGCGGAAGGCTCTGGGATGGGGGAAGCGATAATATCCACATTCGTATTACGGGTCAGTCCGGCCAGAGAACAGGATCTATGGGCAATGCAAACACCCGGATTGAAGTCATGGGACCGGCTTCTGACGATGTTGGCTGGCTCAATGCAGGTGCTGAAATCATTGTCCACGGACATGCTTCCAATGGCGTGATGAACGGAGCTGCCCAGGGCAAAGTCTATATCGGCGGTTCCATTGGTGCCCGTGGCATGACCATGACCAAAAGAAACCCGAGATTTGAACCGCCCGAACTCTGGGTACTGGGTTCGGCAGGCGATTATTTTGGTGAATTCATGGCAGGTGGTATTGCCGTTATCTGCGGTTACAATGCAGATCCACAGGATCAAATTTTAGGGTACAGGCCCCTTGTGGGTATGGTTGGGGGCAAAGTTTTTGTCCGGGGCAGTGTAAATGGCTTTTCACAAAAAGATGCCAAACTATCCACCTTGTCGGATGAACAGTGGCAATGGCTGGTGATCAACCTGGATGCTTTCTTGAAAAAAATCAATAAAAGCGATCTGTTAAAATCATATTCAGAACGTTCCCAATGGCAGCTTATTGAAGCAAAATCCGCCAGGGAAAAAGCTCAGGTACCTGAAAAGCCATCCATGTCATGGTTCAGGGAACAGGTGTGGGACAAGGAACTGGGCAAAGGCGGCCTTATCGGCGATCTTCAGGAAACTGAAAAAGGAACCATTCCCTTAATTACCCGGGGGGATTTAAGACGATACATTCCGGTATGGGAACAGGGAAAATATATGGCGCCATGTCAGGCTGCCTGCCCCACAGGTATTCCGGTTCAGCAAAGATGGAATATGGTCCGGCTGGACAATATTGACGAGGCCGTCAGCATGGGTCTTGAATACACTCCGTTCCCGTCAACCGTCTGCGGATATCTTTGCCCCAGCCCATGTATGGCCTCCTGCACAAGGCATCAGAATTATTTGTCTCCAATTGATGTACGGCTTTTGGGAAAGGCCGGGGAAAACGTCAAATTGCCGACACCCGCTAAAAAAAGCAAAAAAAAGATTGCCGTTATCGGTGCAGGCCCGGGCGGCATTTCAGCTGCATGGCAACTAACTTTAAAGGGGCATACAGCAACATTATTTGATACAAGCGATACCATTGGCGGGAAAATTTCTTCTATTATTCCCGGTTCAAGACTCCCCCAAGAGACCCTTGCAACAGAACTTGCCAGGGTTAAAAAAATGGTTCCCGACATAAAATTAAACCAGACCATAGACAGCAAAAAATTTTCAAAAATCAAATATGACTATGACTTCACCATTGTCGCTACGGGCGCTAAAAAACCAAGATCTCTGCCGATTAAAGGCATTGAACAAGCCGTGTTTGCCAATGATTTTCTTGCAAGTGCCAAACAAGACAAGGCTGCACCCGGAAAAAAAGTGGTCATCATTGGTGCCGGAAATGTGGGGTGTGATGTGGCAACCGAAGCCCATCGCCTGGGGGCCGAAGAAATCACCTTGATTGACGTTCAAAAGCCTGCTGCGTTTGGCAAGGAAAAAGAGGATGCAAAGGCAATAGGTGCTGTTTTCAAGTGGCCCTGCTTTACTCAAAAAATTACGTCAAAAGGCCTGTTCATCCAGGATGGTGAGTTTTTAAAGGCAGATACTGTGGTAATCTCCATCGGGGATGTTCCGGATCTTGATTTTCTTGATGATACCATTAAAATTGAAAACGGATTTGTTACAGTTGATGAATTCAACCAGACCTCCGACCCCAGAATATTTGCCATTGGAGATATTGTAGGGCCCGGTTTGATAACGGATGCCATTGGGGCAGGAAAAAGAGTTGCCCGTAACATCGACCGGATCATCAGCGGAAAAAGTCCGAATCATGGAGATCGTTTGCCCCGGGTGGACAAGCAACGGATCAGTCTTGAATATTATAACCCCAGAACTATTGCCGACAATTTGAGTGATTGCGGTACGGATTGTGCCTCCTGCGGAAATTGCAGGGATTGCGGAATCTGCGTGGCAATCTGTCCTGAAGCTGCCATTAAAAGAATTGAAACAGACAACGGTGCATTTGAATATACAGTGGATGCAAATCTTTGTATTGGCTGCGGTTTCTGCAAAGGAGCCTGTCCGTGCGGGATATGGGATTTAATCCCCAATTCTGCCCTGTAA
- a CDS encoding GAF and ANTAR domain-containing protein, which translates to MEKPEQTYDDYIKALTDISRAITSDLFIEDLLKLIVMVTAKVTGVEICSLWIVNEDEKPPKIRLKATQSISPEYIKDRALNLDEGVVGYVATHKKPLVLNDVLESDRFKEKEMAKKLGLVSMVGIPLITKDEKVIGVLNCFTATPHEFSETEINLLSVVANQSAVAIVNTELMVKTRVIQEELEARKKIEQAKEVLMHNRKMTGDEAYGWIRKRSMDSRKSIREVAEAVILSNEIFNNESSS; encoded by the coding sequence ATGGAAAAACCGGAACAGACATATGACGACTACATAAAGGCTTTGACCGATATCAGTCGTGCCATTACATCGGATCTGTTTATCGAAGACCTTTTAAAACTGATTGTTATGGTAACCGCAAAGGTTACCGGAGTTGAGATCTGTTCTTTATGGATTGTCAACGAAGATGAAAAACCACCGAAAATTCGCCTCAAGGCCACCCAGTCCATTTCACCGGAGTATATCAAGGATAGGGCTTTGAACCTGGATGAAGGTGTTGTGGGGTATGTGGCGACACACAAAAAACCATTGGTTTTGAATGATGTGTTGGAAAGCGACCGGTTCAAAGAAAAAGAGATGGCTAAAAAACTGGGCCTTGTCTCAATGGTTGGTATCCCTTTGATAACAAAAGATGAAAAAGTCATTGGGGTCTTAAACTGTTTTACAGCAACTCCCCATGAATTTTCCGAAACGGAAATAAATCTTTTAAGTGTGGTTGCCAATCAATCGGCTGTTGCCATTGTCAATACGGAACTGATGGTAAAAACCCGTGTTATCCAGGAGGAACTGGAAGCCCGCAAAAAAATTGAACAAGCCAAGGAGGTTCTCATGCATAATCGAAAGATGACCGGGGATGAAGCCTATGGGTGGATAAGAAAGCGAAGCATGGATTCAAGAAAATCCATCCGTGAAGTGGCCGAAGCTGTGATTCTCTCCAATGAGATTTTTAATAATGAGTCGTCCTCTTAA
- a CDS encoding hydrogenase iron-sulfur subunit, which yields MKIHSTPKITLFHCLHSFEETASLLDGCEIKTVKMACSSMTKDIHLLKAFEAGADAVLVLVCPEKGCRYAQGSIRAKKRVEYVKAILDDIGMDGRRLNIFNTTSSDSDSIKDIIRKTVLELDTIGPNPALNYPN from the coding sequence ATGAAAATTCATAGCACACCAAAAATTACGCTGTTTCACTGTTTACACTCTTTTGAAGAAACCGCTTCACTGTTGGACGGTTGTGAAATTAAAACCGTTAAAATGGCCTGCTCCTCAATGACAAAGGATATCCATCTTTTAAAGGCATTTGAAGCAGGAGCGGATGCCGTTCTGGTACTGGTTTGCCCTGAAAAAGGCTGCCGGTATGCCCAGGGCAGCATACGGGCAAAAAAACGGGTTGAGTATGTAAAAGCCATTTTAGATGATATTGGAATGGATGGAAGACGATTGAACATATTCAACACAACCTCAAGCGACAGCGATTCAATTAAAGATATTATCCGAAAAACGGTATTGGAGCTTGACACGATCGGCCCGAATCCCGCTTTAAATTATCCAAATTAA
- a CDS encoding methylenetetrahydrofolate reductase C-terminal domain-containing protein yields the protein MITGSQKPINEIVQLTEPYKKILILGCGTCVKTCFAGGEDEVAVLASALRLAFKKMAKSIEIEELTIERQCENEFIQCASSGVGKNDAVLSLACGAGVQALAKRFAKAVVLPGVNTTFIGIQESPGIFTEECSGCGNCGLALFGGVCPVTRCAKKLLNGPCGGSQNGVCEVDPNTPCAWHLIIERLTTLGQLSNLKNYIPPKSWNTSLSGGPRKLIREDHII from the coding sequence ATGATAACCGGTAGTCAAAAACCCATTAATGAGATTGTTCAACTTACAGAACCCTATAAAAAAATTTTAATCCTTGGTTGCGGCACCTGTGTAAAAACATGCTTTGCAGGTGGTGAAGACGAAGTGGCTGTTCTTGCATCCGCTCTAAGGCTTGCGTTCAAGAAAATGGCCAAATCCATTGAAATAGAAGAACTGACCATTGAGCGCCAGTGTGAAAATGAGTTTATACAATGTGCATCATCCGGGGTTGGCAAAAATGATGCCGTCCTTTCCCTTGCCTGTGGTGCAGGTGTTCAGGCCCTGGCAAAGCGGTTTGCAAAAGCAGTGGTGTTGCCGGGTGTAAATACCACCTTTATCGGTATCCAGGAAAGCCCGGGTATTTTTACCGAAGAATGCTCCGGTTGCGGGAACTGCGGCCTTGCTCTCTTCGGAGGTGTTTGTCCGGTCACCAGATGCGCTAAAAAATTACTCAACGGACCCTGCGGCGGCTCCCAAAACGGTGTTTGTGAAGTCGATCCAAATACTCCATGTGCCTGGCACCTGATTATTGAACGGCTGACAACTTTGGGGCAACTTTCCAATCTGAAAAACTATATCCCTCCAAAAAGCTGGAATACCAGTCTTTCCGGCGGACCCAGAAAATTGATCAGGGAGGATCATATCATATGA
- a CDS encoding methylenetetrahydrofolate reductase, whose product MKIYSQLHEKLSRGEFAITGECGPPRGANKEVIDKKIKLLKGFVDAVNVTDNQTAIVRMSSIAASAHLVAAGLEPVMQMVVRDRNRIAIQSDIMGAYSLGIKNILCLSGDHQKFGSQPEARNVFDIDSVNLIRTVRNMRDTGKDMSGFDLDVAPQMFIGAAANPFADPFEYRVIRLGKKFDAGADFVQTQCIYNMGRFKEWIRLANEEGLTQKGYILGGVTPLRSAGMARYMNKKVAGMDVPEEIIKRMDGVEKKCQADEGIKICLETIQALKELTGVHGVHIMAIEWEDAVARIVEQAGLN is encoded by the coding sequence ATGAAAATTTACAGCCAGCTTCATGAAAAACTTTCCAGGGGTGAATTTGCAATAACAGGCGAATGCGGCCCTCCAAGAGGGGCTAACAAAGAGGTTATTGATAAAAAAATCAAGCTGCTCAAGGGCTTTGTGGATGCGGTAAACGTCACAGACAACCAAACTGCCATTGTCAGGATGTCAAGTATTGCGGCTTCCGCCCACCTGGTTGCCGCAGGCCTGGAACCGGTGATGCAGATGGTGGTCAGGGACCGCAACAGAATTGCCATTCAATCGGATATCATGGGAGCCTATTCTCTTGGTATCAAAAATATTTTATGTTTGTCTGGAGATCACCAGAAATTCGGCAGCCAGCCGGAGGCCAGAAATGTGTTTGACATCGACTCTGTCAATCTCATCCGAACCGTTCGCAACATGCGGGATACAGGCAAGGACATGAGCGGGTTTGATCTGGATGTGGCTCCTCAGATGTTTATCGGCGCTGCAGCCAATCCTTTTGCCGACCCCTTTGAATACCGTGTAATACGGCTGGGCAAAAAGTTTGATGCCGGGGCGGATTTTGTTCAGACCCAGTGCATCTATAATATGGGCCGGTTCAAGGAATGGATCAGGCTGGCCAATGAGGAAGGCCTGACACAAAAGGGGTATATCCTCGGTGGCGTCACTCCGTTAAGATCCGCTGGCATGGCCCGGTATATGAACAAAAAAGTTGCCGGTATGGATGTACCTGAAGAGATCATCAAACGAATGGACGGTGTTGAAAAAAAGTGCCAGGCAGACGAAGGCATTAAAATCTGCCTTGAAACCATTCAAGCTCTCAAGGAACTTACCGGGGTACACGGGGTTCATATTATGGCCATTGAATGGGAAGACGCTGTTGCCAGGATTGTGGAACAGGCCGGTTTGAACTAA
- a CDS encoding glutamate synthase-related protein, with product MPQKYNIHTTPALPRFYPVGKYATIEFREECAGSCKECVKKKCVYDIFKENYLHMSKMEEPEYLYTCNSCFRCIQECTKGIFSRVVNPEYREIGDEYWTPDILHRTWYQAHTGSIPVSGAGYRGPFVGKGFDSMWTDMSEIVRPTRDGIHGREYINTCIELSRRPERLGFNTDGSLAVDVKPILEIPLPIVFQQPDFGVLSKDVCVSMLKAAQTIGTKMFVPAADVSEDLMSFVSTIIPVVTKKNFQDYSKLMALADMVEIEYEPGIEKTISALKSTNETLCISIGLPLRADSDYAQICADLSKTDIDTLHVYADANGREFKSENPRFIKDMLRDIHLALIDAATRQQINILASGGIGMAEHVNKTIICGADGVVIDLPLLIAMECRLCGRCKKELPCPVEMETIDPAYGSNRIVNLMGAWRNQMLEMMGAMGLREARRLRGEVGRSMWFEDLEQESFAPIFGERKVSIDVG from the coding sequence ATGCCTCAAAAATATAATATCCATACAACGCCTGCATTGCCCAGATTTTATCCCGTGGGTAAATATGCCACCATAGAATTCAGGGAAGAGTGTGCCGGAAGCTGCAAAGAGTGTGTGAAAAAAAAATGTGTGTATGACATTTTCAAGGAAAATTACCTTCATATGAGCAAAATGGAGGAGCCTGAATATCTGTACACCTGCAATTCATGTTTCAGGTGCATCCAGGAATGCACCAAGGGAATTTTTTCCCGTGTGGTCAATCCTGAATACCGGGAGATCGGCGATGAGTATTGGACACCCGATATTCTTCACCGCACCTGGTATCAGGCCCATACCGGCAGCATTCCCGTATCGGGTGCCGGATACAGGGGACCTTTTGTGGGAAAGGGCTTTGACTCCATGTGGACGGACATGTCCGAGATTGTGCGGCCCACACGGGACGGCATCCATGGCCGTGAATATATCAATACCTGCATAGAGCTTTCAAGACGGCCGGAAAGGCTTGGCTTTAATACGGATGGGTCTCTTGCAGTCGATGTAAAGCCTATCCTTGAGATCCCGCTGCCCATCGTGTTCCAGCAGCCTGATTTTGGCGTATTAAGCAAGGATGTATGTGTTTCCATGCTCAAAGCAGCCCAGACTATTGGAACAAAAATGTTTGTTCCGGCAGCAGATGTGAGTGAAGATCTCATGTCGTTTGTATCCACCATTATTCCTGTGGTCACAAAGAAAAATTTTCAAGATTATTCAAAACTTATGGCACTTGCCGACATGGTTGAAATTGAATACGAACCGGGTATTGAAAAAACAATCTCTGCTTTAAAGTCTACAAATGAAACCCTTTGTATCAGTATAGGCCTGCCCTTGAGGGCTGATTCTGATTATGCCCAAATTTGTGCCGACCTTTCTAAAACAGACATCGACACCCTCCATGTTTATGCCGATGCAAACGGCAGGGAATTTAAGTCAGAAAATCCGCGATTTATCAAGGATATGTTAAGAGATATTCACCTGGCATTGATTGATGCCGCTACACGGCAGCAGATCAACATCCTTGCCTCGGGCGGGATAGGAATGGCCGAACATGTGAACAAGACCATCATCTGCGGGGCAGACGGGGTTGTTATTGATCTTCCCCTGCTCATTGCCATGGAATGCCGGCTGTGCGGCCGTTGCAAAAAGGAGTTGCCCTGTCCTGTTGAAATGGAAACCATTGATCCGGCATACGGCAGCAATAGGATCGTAAATCTCATGGGGGCCTGGCGAAACCAGATGCTTGAAATGATGGGTGCCATGGGATTAAGGGAAGCCAGAAGACTTCGAGGTGAAGTCGGCCGTTCCATGTGGTTTGAAGATCTTGAACAAGAAAGTTTTGCGCCGATTTTTGGTGAACGCAAAGTATCTATAGACGTGGGATAA
- a CDS encoding glutamate synthase-related protein — protein sequence MSQLKHQLKQQPRNPLPETRETPSRFRNTIGKYIIKRNSNCVSCGKCAQICLFGVHIMPDNHASPFRPVEHKCIGFDCKNTDHYCIEHCPEDALVMKKNPLLDTMGDYRWTPDMLLGHFAMAETGKPPHVDLEYNLGNSGGGFDKMRFIKPDPDFAIEISDEEIDTSIDLNKTGDGRPLKTISMPCYGGGMSYGSTALSVIVGRARAAKKLNSLTCTGEGGYPPQFLPYKEHVITQVATGLFGVREETIQNCPIMEFKYAQGAKPGLGGHLLGEKVTQAVAEMRETVVGSSLFSPFPFHSVYSVEDHKKHVDWMKEINHNVLCSIKVSTPTDVDMVAIGAYYAGAHIIHIDGSYGGTGAAPDIAKKNIAMPIEYAIPKVHRFLEAEGARDKITLIASGGIRNGLDVAKAIALGADGCVIGTADLVAVECVRCGNCESGRGCARGIATTDPELGYMIDEDYVEQRLVNMYMAWRKQWCDILRSFGLKSIRELRGRSDLLVHLDYLDEQERKKYQPAPGYKMVL from the coding sequence ATGAGCCAATTAAAACATCAATTAAAACAACAACCAAGAAATCCATTGCCCGAAACCAGGGAGACTCCTTCACGGTTTCGCAATACCATTGGAAAATATATCATCAAACGAAATTCAAACTGTGTCTCCTGTGGAAAATGTGCGCAAATCTGTCTTTTTGGCGTTCATATCATGCCGGACAATCATGCTTCTCCTTTCAGGCCGGTTGAACACAAGTGCATCGGATTTGACTGCAAAAACACAGACCACTACTGCATTGAACACTGCCCGGAAGACGCACTGGTCATGAAAAAAAATCCTCTTCTGGACACCATGGGCGATTACCGATGGACTCCCGACATGCTGCTGGGCCATTTTGCCATGGCGGAAACCGGCAAACCTCCTCATGTGGATCTGGAATATAATCTGGGCAATTCCGGCGGCGGATTTGACAAGATGCGGTTTATTAAACCTGACCCGGATTTTGCCATTGAAATCAGTGATGAGGAAATAGACACCAGTATTGACCTGAATAAAACAGGAGACGGCCGACCCCTGAAAACCATTTCCATGCCCTGTTACGGCGGCGGCATGTCTTATGGCTCCACAGCTTTGTCCGTGATTGTCGGACGGGCAAGGGCTGCCAAAAAGCTCAATTCCCTTACCTGTACCGGTGAAGGGGGATATCCGCCCCAATTTCTTCCCTACAAAGAACATGTGATCACCCAGGTTGCCACCGGCCTTTTCGGGGTCAGAGAAGAAACCATACAAAATTGCCCTATTATGGAATTCAAGTATGCCCAGGGAGCAAAACCAGGTCTTGGCGGTCATCTTTTGGGAGAAAAAGTCACCCAGGCCGTTGCTGAAATGAGAGAAACCGTTGTGGGCAGCTCTCTTTTTTCACCGTTTCCGTTTCATTCCGTATATTCTGTTGAAGATCATAAAAAGCATGTGGACTGGATGAAAGAGATCAACCACAATGTGCTGTGTTCCATAAAGGTGTCCACCCCCACGGATGTGGACATGGTGGCCATAGGGGCCTATTATGCCGGTGCCCATATCATTCATATTGACGGCAGTTACGGCGGCACTGGTGCGGCTCCTGACATTGCCAAAAAGAACATTGCCATGCCCATTGAATATGCCATTCCAAAGGTTCACCGTTTTCTTGAGGCTGAAGGTGCCAGGGACAAAATCACCCTGATCGCCAGCGGCGGCATACGGAACGGGCTTGATGTGGCAAAAGCCATTGCCCTGGGTGCTGACGGGTGTGTTATTGGAACAGCTGATCTTGTGGCGGTTGAGTGTGTCAGGTGTGGAAATTGTGAAAGCGGCCGGGGATGTGCCCGTGGGATCGCAACCACAGACCCGGAACTGGGATACATGATTGATGAAGATTATGTGGAACAGAGGCTGGTCAACATGTACATGGCCTGGCGCAAACAGTGGTGCGATATTTTAAGGTCTTTTGGCTTGAAAAGCATCAGGGAACTGCGGGGCCGGTCAGATCTTCTGGTACACCTGGATTATCTGGATGAACAGGAAAGAAAAAAATACCAGCCTGCACCCGGTTACAAAATGGTTTTATAA
- a CDS encoding GltB/FmdC/FwdC-like GXGXG domain-containing protein: MTNINKNKIINNILASRGRLPHIKTPVNKCDEEGGCGVTGFMASIPVAGKHIYEPSVQMHNRGNGKGGGIAAVGLSAGDLGVPQDVLEDHYLLQVAYLDDTAIAQVEATNITPFFDVYSSEKIPTIDDYTSIGLEVKPPDVWRYFVRVRPAVLEKFIQANHFYDMDKRKAEDEFVFQNSNRLNQVYYASLGEKQAFVLSHARNVMILKVVGYAEQATQYYCLDNFRAHGWIAHQRYPTRGRLWHPGGAHPFSGMHEALVHNGDFANYHAVSEYLNQYNIYPQFLTDTETAVLLLDLYNRVFEYPLEYIIEALAPTTEYDFDCLSPEKQKVYRYIQSQHMTGSPDGPWFFIIARNDPYKDLMQLIGITDTAMLRPQVFALQERDDVQIGLVCSEKQAIDATLQSIAAEDSRFCPIADKYWNARGGSSTDGGAFTFTIKDSGKGDGSKKLVTQNKFGEIVQTPEGQMHFDVSVNISTVVEKNARTAKIEGFFHENDLQGLKQYCISEFTELHFQQILNLCHKIEALAGTDDDKKALAINLLTHLNDRIFPTGNKERSSVLQIIRESLTAIFKSSPKIGDHQNSRYVYIDRATRKDLRSPLGDEKILVVNAKEFEPEGKNCDSRLINKAYRLGWKQYLCYGYKGQRFTGCGFGPNSDEVRFDVYDSSGDYMASGIDGMQIHVHGNAQDQLGQIMKRGKFVVHGDVGQTFMYGAKGGEVYILGNAAGRPLINATGGPRVVINGTCLDYLAESFMAGDPLNGGGFVIVNGINFDDNGKVIDLPMPYPGSNLFSLASGGAIYLRDPDKKVVDEHLNGGVFAELTDADWKLIRPYLEENEILFGITIEEDLLTINGKQLPFNKVYRKVMPIHS, translated from the coding sequence ATGACAAACATCAACAAGAATAAAATCATAAACAATATACTGGCTTCAAGGGGCAGACTTCCCCACATTAAGACACCTGTGAACAAATGCGATGAAGAGGGCGGCTGCGGCGTGACAGGATTTATGGCCTCCATTCCCGTTGCAGGAAAACATATTTACGAACCCTCGGTTCAAATGCATAACCGGGGTAACGGCAAGGGCGGCGGCATTGCTGCGGTGGGATTGAGTGCCGGCGATCTTGGGGTTCCGCAGGATGTGCTGGAAGACCATTACCTTTTGCAGGTGGCATACCTGGATGATACAGCCATTGCCCAGGTGGAGGCCACCAATATCACGCCCTTTTTTGACGTCTACTCATCTGAAAAAATACCGACGATTGATGATTACACCAGTATCGGTCTGGAGGTCAAGCCGCCGGATGTATGGCGCTATTTTGTAAGGGTCAGGCCTGCCGTGCTTGAAAAATTTATCCAGGCCAATCATTTTTATGACATGGACAAAAGAAAGGCGGAAGACGAATTTGTCTTCCAGAACTCCAACCGGCTGAACCAGGTTTATTATGCCTCACTTGGGGAAAAACAGGCTTTTGTCCTGTCCCATGCCAGGAACGTGATGATCCTCAAAGTAGTGGGTTATGCCGAACAGGCCACTCAATATTATTGCCTGGACAATTTCAGGGCCCATGGCTGGATTGCCCACCAGCGGTATCCCACACGGGGGCGCTTGTGGCATCCGGGCGGGGCACATCCGTTTTCCGGCATGCATGAAGCCCTGGTACACAATGGTGATTTTGCCAATTATCATGCTGTCAGCGAGTACTTGAACCAGTACAATATCTATCCCCAGTTCCTGACAGACACGGAGACTGCTGTGCTGCTGCTGGATTTGTACAACCGGGTGTTTGAGTATCCACTGGAATATATCATCGAGGCATTGGCACCGACCACGGAGTATGATTTTGACTGCCTCTCTCCTGAAAAGCAGAAGGTTTACCGTTATATCCAGTCCCAGCACATGACCGGCTCCCCTGACGGTCCCTGGTTTTTCATCATTGCCAGAAATGACCCGTACAAGGATCTGATGCAATTGATCGGTATCACGGATACGGCCATGCTCAGGCCCCAGGTCTTTGCCCTCCAGGAACGCGACGATGTCCAGATCGGTCTTGTCTGCTCTGAAAAACAGGCCATTGATGCCACCTTGCAAAGCATTGCAGCCGAAGACAGCCGATTTTGCCCCATTGCCGACAAATACTGGAATGCCAGGGGCGGCAGCTCAACAGATGGCGGTGCCTTTACCTTTACCATCAAGGATTCGGGAAAAGGCGACGGCTCAAAAAAACTGGTCACCCAGAATAAATTTGGTGAGATCGTTCAAACACCTGAGGGTCAGATGCATTTTGACGTATCTGTGAATATCTCCACTGTGGTTGAAAAAAATGCCCGGACAGCAAAAATTGAAGGATTTTTTCACGAAAATGATTTACAGGGACTCAAACAATACTGCATATCTGAATTTACTGAACTGCATTTTCAACAAATCCTGAATTTGTGTCATAAAATAGAAGCTCTGGCCGGCACGGACGATGATAAAAAAGCCCTGGCTATTAATCTGTTAACCCATTTGAATGACAGGATTTTTCCAACAGGCAATAAAGAACGAAGCTCTGTTCTCCAGATCATCCGGGAAAGCCTTACCGCTATTTTCAAATCCTCTCCCAAAATAGGCGATCATCAAAACAGCAGGTATGTTTATATTGACCGGGCGACCCGGAAGGACTTGCGATCCCCCCTGGGGGATGAAAAAATCCTTGTGGTGAATGCAAAAGAATTTGAACCGGAAGGTAAAAACTGTGATTCAAGATTGATCAACAAGGCCTACCGGTTGGGATGGAAACAGTATCTGTGCTATGGCTACAAAGGCCAGAGATTTACCGGCTGCGGATTTGGGCCGAATTCTGATGAAGTTCGATTTGATGTGTACGACAGCTCCGGGGATTATATGGCCTCTGGGATTGACGGCATGCAGATCCATGTTCACGGAAATGCCCAGGATCAGCTGGGCCAGATCATGAAAAGAGGCAAATTTGTTGTACACGGAGATGTGGGGCAAACCTTCATGTATGGTGCCAAAGGCGGCGAAGTCTACATCCTGGGAAATGCTGCAGGACGTCCTCTGATCAATGCCACAGGCGGCCCCCGCGTGGTGATCAATGGAACTTGCCTTGATTACCTGGCAGAATCTTTTATGGCGGGTGATCCATTGAACGGCGGCGGTTTTGTCATTGTCAACGGGATTAACTTTGATGATAACGGCAAGGTGATTGATCTTCCCATGCCCTACCCTGGCTCCAACCTGTTCTCCCTTGCCTCAGGCGGGGCCATTTACCTGAGAGACCCGGACAAAAAAGTGGTGGATGAACATTTAAACGGCGGTGTATTTGCAGAGTTGACAGATGCGGACTGGAAGTTGATCCGTCCCTATCTTGAAGAAAATGAAATTTTATTTGGTATCACCATTGAAGAGGATCTTTTAACGATTAATGGAAAGCAACTGCCTTTTAATAAAGTATATCGCAAAGTCATGCCGATTCACTCATAG